A window of the Cytophagaceae bacterium genome harbors these coding sequences:
- a CDS encoding alpha/beta hydrolase, whose translation MKIQFSIFLLIIVIMYNSDSLAQANSGNPFGLVYHGAIIANVPGKVQIQPVNYKLNGIDISANVYTPAGYNPSKTYPTVVVAHPNGGVKEQVAGLYAQNLAELGYIAIAADASFQGASGGLPRNVDKPANRIEDIRGMVDYISSFQGVDSKKIGLLGVCGGGGYALKAAQTDKRFKAIATISMFNSGLVRKNGFMNSGLSSIQDRLKQASEARALEIAGGEVKYIANVKTTDEVAAKMPFDLYREGHEYYNKTHAHPNSTFRYTTSSLLDLMAFNAASNMDLINQPLLMMAGSKADSFYMTDQAFHLATGTQTKELFLIPNATHIQTYYVPEYVEMATSKLKDFFGKHL comes from the coding sequence ATGAAAATTCAATTCAGTATTTTTCTACTAATTATAGTTATAATGTATAATTCTGATTCATTGGCACAAGCTAATTCCGGCAATCCTTTTGGATTGGTTTATCACGGGGCCATAATAGCTAATGTACCGGGGAAAGTTCAAATCCAACCTGTTAACTACAAACTTAATGGAATTGATATTTCCGCAAATGTTTACACTCCTGCGGGATATAATCCTTCCAAAACCTATCCAACAGTCGTAGTGGCACATCCCAATGGTGGAGTAAAAGAACAAGTAGCAGGCCTTTATGCCCAGAATCTGGCAGAATTGGGCTATATCGCCATAGCAGCAGATGCCTCTTTTCAGGGTGCGAGTGGCGGTTTACCTCGGAATGTTGACAAACCCGCCAATAGGATTGAAGATATCAGAGGAATGGTCGATTATATTTCATCTTTTCAGGGTGTTGACTCAAAGAAAATTGGCTTACTTGGTGTTTGCGGGGGTGGAGGATATGCTTTAAAAGCTGCTCAAACCGACAAACGTTTTAAAGCTATAGCCACTATAAGTATGTTCAACTCAGGCCTGGTAAGAAAAAACGGATTTATGAATTCCGGTCTGTCAAGCATTCAGGACAGGCTCAAACAAGCTTCCGAGGCAAGAGCTTTGGAGATAGCCGGAGGAGAGGTAAAATACATTGCAAATGTAAAAACAACAGATGAGGTCGCTGCTAAAATGCCATTTGATCTTTACCGTGAAGGTCATGAATATTACAATAAAACTCATGCCCATCCCAATTCTACATTCAGATATACCACAAGTAGCCTGCTTGATTTGATGGCTTTCAATGCTGCCTCAAACATGGATTTGATTAATCAACCCTTATTAATGATGGCCGGTAGCAAAGCTGATTCTTTTTATATGACCGACCAGGCTTTTCATTTAGCCACCGGTACCCAAACCAAAGAATTATTTTTGATACCAAATGCAACACATATTCAGACATATTATGTGCCCGAATATGTTGAAATGGCAACTTCCAAGCTCAAAGATTTTTTTGGAAAACACCTTTGA
- a CDS encoding alpha/beta fold hydrolase has translation MFRKEIKNRLQNSTLLLVISISLLSSCVSNKKNLLLIKDQGSFTVGGSVITNPGTFDPIKHGAFNPSNQPSEGQTLHGDHLYAFYQVPAKSRKYPMVMWHGYGQTSKTYETTADGREGFQNIFLRRGFPVYLIDQPRRGKASRGTQQSTYTASPDDQLWFGIFRMGIGTEFYPGVQFSKDPKALNQFYRHIVPNIGTIDINVNTDVVAALFNKIGPGILITHSHSGGQGWLAALKNENIKAIAAYEPGSGFIFPEGQVPEPITYLGGTLKGNPVSLDEFKKITKIPIVIYYGDYIPTEPSKYPGEEQWRAAVLMAKKWTELVNKNGGDVTLVQLPEKGLKGNTHFPMSDLNNVEVADLLSKWLKDKGLDK, from the coding sequence ATGTTTAGAAAAGAAATAAAAAATAGACTCCAAAATTCCACTTTACTTCTGGTAATTTCCATAAGCCTGCTATCCTCTTGCGTCTCAAATAAAAAAAACTTGTTGTTAATCAAAGACCAGGGTAGTTTTACTGTAGGTGGTTCCGTAATAACAAATCCCGGCACTTTTGACCCTATAAAACATGGAGCTTTTAATCCTTCAAATCAACCATCAGAGGGTCAAACCTTACATGGCGATCATCTTTATGCTTTCTATCAAGTTCCAGCCAAGAGTCGCAAATACCCTATGGTTATGTGGCACGGTTACGGTCAAACTTCAAAAACTTACGAAACCACAGCTGATGGCAGAGAAGGCTTTCAAAATATTTTCTTACGTAGAGGATTCCCAGTTTACTTAATTGACCAACCAAGAAGAGGCAAAGCATCCCGTGGAACGCAACAATCAACTTACACCGCTTCGCCAGATGACCAATTATGGTTTGGAATATTTAGAATGGGAATCGGAACAGAATTTTATCCCGGAGTACAGTTTTCAAAAGACCCCAAAGCATTAAATCAATTTTACAGGCATATTGTACCAAATATTGGGACGATTGATATTAATGTTAATACCGATGTAGTGGCGGCTTTGTTTAATAAAATTGGCCCCGGCATTTTGATCACACACTCTCACAGTGGCGGTCAAGGTTGGCTTGCGGCTTTAAAAAATGAAAATATTAAAGCTATTGCAGCCTATGAACCTGGAAGTGGCTTTATTTTTCCTGAAGGCCAGGTTCCTGAGCCAATCACTTATTTAGGGGGGACTTTGAAGGGAAACCCGGTGTCATTGGATGAATTTAAAAAAATAACTAAAATCCCGATTGTAATCTATTATGGTGATTACATTCCTACAGAGCCTTCAAAATATCCCGGTGAAGAACAATGGAGGGCTGCGGTATTAATGGCAAAAAAATGGACTGAATTAGTCAATAAGAATGGGGGTGATGTAACACTTGTTCAGTTACCTGAAAAAGGACTCAAAGGCAATACTCATTTCCCTATGTCTGATTTAAATAATGTTGAAGTTGCTGATTTATTATCAAAGTGGTTGAAGGACAAAGGTTTAGATAAATAA
- a CDS encoding nuclear transport factor 2 family protein, giving the protein MTKIVLGIITFILISVNSIAQNTVEEQIKQLSKDKWQWMADKDVNKLGRLFDAQAMFVHMGGSWGKDRELEIIKSGFIHYKKADIHEVMKPIIIENTVILLNRITLLAVVGNNEVSNPFMVTEVYVKVGDDWKMGSLSFSKLMGPN; this is encoded by the coding sequence ATGACAAAAATAGTTTTAGGAATAATCACATTTATTTTGATTTCAGTAAATTCAATAGCTCAAAATACTGTAGAAGAGCAGATCAAGCAACTATCCAAAGATAAATGGCAATGGATGGCTGATAAAGATGTAAATAAGTTGGGTAGATTATTTGATGCTCAGGCCATGTTTGTTCACATGGGTGGTTCCTGGGGCAAAGATCGTGAATTGGAAATCATAAAATCTGGTTTCATTCATTACAAAAAAGCCGATATACATGAAGTTATGAAACCAATAATAATCGAGAATACGGTAATACTTTTAAACAGAATCACGCTTTTGGCCGTAGTTGGCAACAATGAGGTTTCCAATCCTTTTATGGTTACAGAAGTGTATGTTAAAGTTGGCGATGACTGGAAAATGGGTTCTCTTTCTTTTTCTAAACTGATGGGTCCAAATTAA
- a CDS encoding nuclear transport factor 2 family protein, whose protein sequence is MKSVLLTLIITLSVFQISLAQISKAEQEVMQISKDKWQWMADKDVEKLDKLFDEKSKFLHMSGTWKKAEELEIIKTGSIWYKKATIHDSAIEVSGKTAIVWNRITLESVVRGSDAKVEFTVTEVYQKQKKTWKMLALSFSSVRDTHQIKK, encoded by the coding sequence ATGAAATCAGTATTATTAACATTAATTATCACATTATCAGTTTTTCAAATTTCATTGGCTCAAATCTCCAAAGCCGAGCAGGAAGTAATGCAAATCTCCAAAGACAAATGGCAATGGATGGCCGATAAGGATGTTGAGAAATTGGACAAACTATTTGACGAAAAATCAAAGTTTTTACACATGAGTGGCACATGGAAAAAAGCCGAAGAATTAGAAATTATTAAAACTGGGAGTATTTGGTACAAAAAAGCAACTATCCATGATTCTGCAATAGAAGTTTCAGGAAAAACGGCTATAGTTTGGAACAGAATTACGCTAGAATCAGTGGTTAGAGGAAGTGATGCCAAAGTAGAATTTACCGTTACAGAAGTATATCAAAAACAAAAGAAAACCTGGAAAATGCTCGCTTTATCTTTCAGTAGTGTAAGAGATACCCATCAAATCAAAAAATAA
- a CDS encoding aldo/keto reductase — protein MQKIKLNNGVEMPILGFGVFQVLDMAECERSVLDAISVGYRLIDTAASYGNEEAVGNAIKNSGINRADLFITTKVWIQRNGYEGTKKAFESSMNKLKLDYLDLYLMHQPFGDVYGSWRAMEDLYKEGKIKAIGVSNFQPDRLIDIIVHNEIVPAVNQIETHPFNQQIETQVFLEQNKVQIESWGPFAEGKNDLFSNELLGNIGKKYNKTIAQVVLRWLTQRGIVAIPKSVRKERMEENFNIFDFELNTEDMEKIKTLDTKTSAFFDHRDPIMVKWLGERVIQN, from the coding sequence ATGCAAAAAATAAAATTAAATAACGGAGTGGAAATGCCCATTTTAGGGTTTGGAGTTTTCCAGGTGCTTGATATGGCAGAATGTGAAAGAAGCGTATTAGATGCAATAAGTGTAGGATATCGATTGATAGACACTGCAGCATCTTATGGTAACGAAGAGGCTGTAGGCAATGCTATTAAAAACAGTGGAATAAACAGGGCAGATTTGTTCATCACCACGAAAGTATGGATTCAAAGGAATGGATATGAGGGAACCAAAAAAGCTTTTGAATCTTCGATGAATAAGCTAAAGTTGGATTACCTGGATTTGTACCTCATGCACCAGCCATTCGGAGATGTGTATGGCTCATGGCGGGCCATGGAAGATTTATATAAAGAAGGAAAAATAAAAGCGATAGGAGTAAGCAACTTCCAACCTGACAGACTCATTGACATAATCGTTCATAATGAAATCGTTCCGGCAGTCAATCAAATAGAAACACATCCTTTTAACCAACAAATAGAAACCCAGGTATTTTTAGAGCAAAATAAAGTGCAGATTGAGTCCTGGGGACCGTTTGCGGAAGGTAAAAATGATTTATTCTCAAATGAATTGTTAGGCAATATTGGCAAAAAATACAATAAGACTATTGCCCAGGTTGTACTGCGTTGGCTCACCCAAAGAGGTATTGTGGCCATTCCAAAGTCAGTAAGAAAAGAGCGAATGGAAGAAAATTTCAACATCTTTGATTTTGAATTGAATACAGAAGACATGGAAAAAATAAAAACTTTAGATACAAAAACCAGTGCCTTTTTTGATCATCGTGATCCCATAATGGTGAAGTGGTTGGGCGAAAGAGTAATTCAGAATTAA
- a CDS encoding carboxylesterase family protein — protein MKKILVFLGFLIIGTLNAQQTNPGPIIKTASGQVQGVVEGSSAVFKGIPFAAPPVGEFRWRPPQPVKKWTGVRDASKYAVNPAQAGWGAKPGTIAEGSGEDCLYLNVWKPANVSAKAKLPVMVWIYGGGFTGGSASSSQNYGTEMNKNGVILVNINYRVGRLGYFAHPGLSSELPNEFKGNYGFMDQIEALKWIQKNIAAFGGDPKNVTIFGFSAGGVSVHSLLTIPAAKGLFHKAIGHSSGGRDGVLTGRPINKENADVLYAVSAETIGMNFAKKLGITGSDAASLAALRALPVEKIIDGGQETDGPNGPRTHAGPIFDGKLVTETAETAYMFGRQPKIPLMIGNCSAEIGGAFVSNAKTKEDLFASFGDLEADAKAAFDPDGTKKFEEVIAKFNTDWVWGEPARMTARTFLAKGAPAYVFQFGYVPTVAQQRSPYGAGHGSDISFVFNTLGARWGGPNGAAPTITPAESELARIMCGYWTNFAKTGNPNGANLPNWPMFNNQNQDILDVELDGKVVAKPDPRKARLDVVEKAMKNRGKIQSRGI, from the coding sequence ATGAAGAAAATACTGGTATTTCTTGGGTTTCTTATTATCGGAACTTTAAATGCTCAACAAACTAACCCTGGGCCAATAATAAAAACTGCCAGCGGCCAAGTGCAAGGGGTAGTAGAAGGTTCATCGGCAGTGTTTAAAGGCATACCATTTGCAGCACCACCAGTGGGTGAATTTCGTTGGAGACCGCCACAGCCGGTAAAAAAATGGACAGGTGTGCGTGACGCAAGCAAATATGCTGTAAACCCTGCTCAAGCGGGTTGGGGAGCAAAGCCAGGCACAATAGCGGAAGGTTCAGGGGAGGACTGTCTATATCTAAATGTATGGAAACCAGCCAATGTAAGTGCCAAAGCCAAGCTTCCTGTAATGGTGTGGATATATGGTGGTGGCTTTACAGGTGGTAGTGCCTCAAGCTCACAAAACTATGGTACCGAAATGAATAAGAACGGTGTGATTTTAGTCAATATTAACTATCGAGTGGGTCGCCTGGGTTATTTTGCTCATCCTGGCCTAAGCAGCGAACTACCGAATGAATTTAAAGGCAACTACGGTTTTATGGACCAAATAGAGGCTCTAAAATGGATACAAAAAAACATAGCGGCATTTGGTGGAGACCCTAAAAACGTAACCATATTTGGTTTTTCGGCTGGTGGTGTTTCTGTACATTCTTTATTGACCATCCCTGCAGCCAAAGGGCTTTTTCATAAAGCCATTGGTCATTCAAGTGGTGGTCGTGATGGCGTACTTACCGGGAGGCCTATCAACAAAGAAAATGCAGATGTTCTTTACGCTGTTTCTGCCGAAACCATCGGTATGAATTTTGCCAAAAAACTAGGAATCACGGGTTCTGATGCTGCTTCATTGGCAGCTTTACGTGCTTTACCGGTAGAAAAAATAATTGACGGTGGTCAAGAGACTGATGGTCCCAATGGTCCACGCACACACGCAGGACCCATCTTTGACGGTAAATTGGTGACTGAAACGGCAGAAACTGCATATATGTTTGGTCGACAGCCTAAAATACCTTTGATGATTGGCAATTGTAGTGCTGAAATCGGCGGTGCATTTGTAAGCAATGCCAAAACCAAAGAAGATCTGTTTGCTAGTTTTGGAGATTTAGAAGCTGATGCCAAAGCTGCTTTTGACCCAGATGGTACCAAGAAGTTTGAAGAGGTTATTGCGAAGTTTAATACGGATTGGGTTTGGGGTGAGCCTGCACGCATGACCGCCCGCACTTTTCTTGCTAAAGGTGCTCCTGCTTATGTGTTTCAGTTTGGTTATGTACCTACAGTAGCTCAACAACGATCGCCTTATGGTGCTGGTCATGGTTCTGACATTTCTTTTGTATTTAATACTTTAGGGGCTCGTTGGGGTGGGCCAAACGGTGCCGCACCTACCATTACACCAGCAGAAAGTGAGCTTGCACGGATCATGTGTGGTTACTGGACCAACTTTGCCAAAACTGGAAATCCCAACGGTGCCAACCTGCCTAATTGGCCAATGTTTAACAATCAAAATCAAGACATTCTGGATGTAGAATTAGATGGTAAAGTGGTAGCAAAGCCTGACCCTCGCAAAGCAAGATTAGATGTGGTCGAAAAAGCAATGAAAAATAGAGGTAAAATTCAATCAAGAGGAATATAA
- a CDS encoding helix-turn-helix transcriptional regulator, with translation MEKIINIDTVSEFNAANNHKTLHPLVTVLDYSKANPRDWGEVDTIRFNYGLYSVILKDVVCGDMRYGRHHYDYQAGTLVFYAPGQFVSMDNPKVVYQPMGFGLLFHPDFLIGTHLGKAIHQYKFFSYQTNEALHLSDDEREMILDIFKKIEFELKQPIDKHSKKLIASNIELFLDYCQRFYDRQFITRDVAHKGIIEKFEELLNAYFHSEKPQIIGLPSVAYFADELHLSANYFGDLIKKETGQSAKDYILFKTISIAKERIFEDEKTVNEIAYELGFKYPQHFTRLFKQKVGMSPLEFRGVN, from the coding sequence ATGGAAAAAATAATTAATATAGATACAGTAAGCGAGTTTAACGCTGCCAATAATCACAAAACACTGCATCCACTAGTGACGGTTTTAGATTATTCAAAGGCAAATCCAAGAGATTGGGGAGAGGTAGATACTATAAGATTTAATTATGGATTATATAGTGTGATTTTGAAAGATGTAGTTTGTGGTGACATGAGGTACGGACGCCACCATTACGATTATCAGGCAGGAACGCTGGTGTTTTATGCACCGGGACAGTTTGTGAGTATGGATAACCCCAAAGTGGTTTATCAGCCCATGGGCTTCGGGCTTTTGTTTCATCCCGATTTTTTAATAGGTACTCATTTAGGAAAAGCTATACATCAATATAAGTTTTTTAGCTATCAGACCAACGAAGCACTGCATCTTTCTGATGATGAACGGGAAATGATTTTAGATATATTTAAAAAAATTGAATTTGAATTAAAACAACCGATTGACAAACACAGTAAAAAGCTTATTGCAAGCAATATAGAGCTTTTTTTGGATTATTGCCAGCGGTTTTATGACCGACAGTTTATTACTCGTGATGTTGCCCATAAAGGAATAATTGAGAAATTTGAAGAACTGCTCAACGCTTATTTTCATTCAGAAAAACCCCAAATTATTGGTTTGCCCTCGGTGGCATATTTTGCTGACGAACTTCATTTATCGGCTAATTATTTTGGTGATTTAATCAAAAAAGAAACCGGGCAATCAGCCAAAGATTATATCCTTTTCAAAACAATCAGCATAGCCAAAGAACGGATTTTTGAAGATGAAAAAACGGTTAACGAAATCGCCTACGAACTTGGATTCAAATATCCGCAGCATTTTACACGGTTATTTAAACAAAAAGTAGGTATGAGTCCATTAGAGTTTCGGGGGGTGAATTGA
- a CDS encoding helix-turn-helix transcriptional regulator → MNNGFESLEEFYNRKFDWIPENLSRDIGHINVFRLPHPVTKPVPYRRRDFFKVTLCRGSSRIHYADKVFSFEKQALVFSNPFIPYKWEHIESEVSGFYVIFNADFFKQFGNLTQYEVFQPAGTHVFELDDSQFEYLSGVFEKIETELSSEYIHKYDAIRNQIYELIHSAMKTRPSNRIERLPINASQRIHWLFLELLERQFPIDDNHSEIMLRTASDFAAQLNVHVNHLNRAVKETSGNTTSQFIAERLLQEAKIMLKHSKWNISEIAFSLGFREVTHFNNFFKKHTHTTPTKYRNTP, encoded by the coding sequence ATGAATAATGGATTTGAATCGCTGGAAGAATTTTACAATCGAAAATTCGATTGGATTCCAGAAAACCTAAGCCGTGATATCGGGCATATCAATGTTTTTAGATTGCCACATCCGGTTACCAAACCTGTTCCCTATCGCCGACGCGATTTCTTTAAAGTTACACTTTGCAGGGGCAGTAGCCGTATTCATTATGCTGATAAAGTTTTTTCTTTTGAAAAGCAAGCACTTGTGTTTTCAAATCCTTTTATACCCTACAAATGGGAGCATATTGAATCCGAAGTTTCGGGCTTTTATGTGATATTTAATGCCGATTTTTTTAAACAGTTTGGAAATCTTACGCAATATGAAGTTTTTCAACCTGCAGGTACTCACGTTTTTGAATTAGACGATTCCCAATTTGAATATTTAAGCGGAGTTTTTGAAAAAATCGAAACCGAACTGAGCTCAGAGTATATTCATAAATATGATGCGATCCGAAATCAGATTTATGAATTGATCCATAGTGCTATGAAGACCCGCCCATCTAACCGTATTGAAAGGCTGCCGATTAACGCTTCACAGCGTATTCATTGGCTTTTTTTGGAACTTTTGGAGCGTCAATTCCCTATTGACGATAACCATTCGGAAATCATGCTCCGAACAGCCTCTGATTTTGCGGCTCAACTCAATGTACACGTCAATCATCTGAACAGAGCTGTAAAAGAAACCAGTGGGAATACCACTTCTCAATTCATTGCCGAACGTCTTTTGCAAGAAGCAAAAATTATGCTCAAACATAGCAAATGGAATATCTCCGAAATTGCCTTTTCGCTGGGTTTTAGGGAAGTAACGCATTTTAATAATTTCTTTAAGAAACATACGCACACTACCCCTACAAAATACAGGAATACCCCATAA
- a CDS encoding DinB family protein encodes MKKILIAFSVLLGATLSSFAQSSKEDMLKEWERAKTYTKEYLEAMPAEKYDLKPTPEIRSFAQVMLHLTDANYGFASAATGEKSPVGMGELEKTTNTSKENVTRLVLEGYEFVINSIKKTELSKMSENVKLFGNFDMTRAMALAKAFEHQTHHRGQATVYIRLAGVKPPQEKLF; translated from the coding sequence ATGAAAAAGATTCTGATTGCCTTTTCGGTATTATTAGGGGCCACTTTGAGCTCTTTTGCCCAAAGTTCGAAAGAAGATATGCTCAAAGAATGGGAACGTGCCAAAACTTACACCAAAGAGTATTTAGAGGCGATGCCCGCTGAAAAATATGACCTTAAACCCACTCCTGAAATCCGTTCTTTTGCTCAGGTTATGCTCCATTTAACAGATGCAAACTATGGTTTTGCCTCAGCTGCCACCGGCGAAAAAAGCCCGGTAGGAATGGGAGAGTTGGAAAAAACGACCAACACTTCTAAAGAAAATGTAACCAGGCTGGTCTTGGAAGGTTATGAATTTGTAATAAATAGCATCAAAAAAACCGAGCTATCAAAAATGAGCGAGAATGTAAAACTTTTCGGAAACTTCGATATGACAAGGGCTATGGCACTTGCTAAAGCATTTGAGCATCAAACTCATCACCGGGGACAAGCAACCGTATATATCAGATTAGCAGGTGTAAAACCCCCACAAGAAAAATTATTTTAA
- a CDS encoding Crp/Fnr family transcriptional regulator, with amino-acid sequence MDDTNHKNIQSLFKEFEDQIPLTSEESNLIKSKITAHAIKKKTLILKDGKICKHYTYINKGCFKMFGIDDKGFSHNIQFAAEGNWIADVGSFYTQLPSNLNIEAIEDAEIFQIPQADLYELFVQIPKLNRMFKVTIENNFVELQNRVIQNFSSTAVQRYNSFLKHYPFLSNRLPNKEIASYLGITPEFLSKIRKEMSSPNRIS; translated from the coding sequence ATGGACGATACTAATCATAAGAACATACAATCCCTTTTCAAAGAGTTTGAAGACCAAATTCCTTTGACTAGTGAGGAATCTAATCTTATTAAAAGTAAAATAACTGCTCATGCGATCAAAAAAAAGACTCTGATTTTAAAAGATGGGAAAATCTGCAAACATTATACTTACATCAATAAAGGTTGTTTTAAGATGTTTGGCATAGATGATAAAGGTTTTAGTCACAACATTCAGTTTGCTGCTGAAGGCAATTGGATTGCAGATGTTGGAAGTTTCTATACCCAATTGCCCAGCAACCTTAACATTGAAGCCATTGAAGATGCCGAAATTTTCCAAATCCCACAAGCGGATTTATACGAACTTTTTGTACAGATACCCAAGCTTAACCGCATGTTCAAAGTCACAATCGAAAACAATTTTGTTGAACTCCAAAACCGGGTTATTCAAAATTTTAGTTCTACTGCTGTGCAACGATATAATAGTTTCCTGAAACATTACCCTTTTCTTTCCAACCGCCTGCCCAATAAAGAAATTGCCTCATATTTGGGAATTACACCTGAGTTTTTGAGTAAAATCAGGAAAGAAATGAGTTCTCCTAATCGCATTTCTTAA
- a CDS encoding GNAT family N-acetyltransferase — protein MENIKIIPVKLSDLAQLQKIGRLTFFETFAAGNTEENMKNYLEEGFSEDKLSSELADPDSQFYFAILGDDIIGYLKVNFGSSQTELKDISALEIERIYVLKDFHGKKVGQLLYDKAIALAKEMNKKYVWLGVWEENPRAIGFYKKNGFIEFDKHIFKLGDDEQTDIMMRLEI, from the coding sequence ATGGAAAACATCAAAATAATACCTGTAAAATTATCTGATTTGGCACAATTGCAAAAAATAGGAAGACTCACCTTTTTTGAAACCTTTGCAGCCGGCAATACCGAGGAAAATATGAAAAACTATCTGGAGGAGGGTTTTTCAGAAGACAAACTTAGCAGCGAACTTGCTGACCCGGACTCTCAATTTTACTTTGCCATTCTTGGTGATGATATCATTGGGTATTTGAAGGTGAATTTTGGAAGTTCACAAACGGAACTGAAAGATATTTCTGCTTTAGAAATAGAGAGGATATACGTATTAAAAGATTTCCATGGTAAAAAAGTTGGGCAGCTGCTATATGATAAGGCTATTGCGTTGGCCAAAGAAATGAATAAAAAATATGTTTGGTTAGGTGTTTGGGAAGAAAACCCTCGAGCCATCGGTTTTTATAAGAAAAATGGTTTCATAGAATTTGACAAGCATATTTTCAAACTAGGAGATGATGAGCAAACGGATATTATGATGAGGCTGGAAATTTAA
- a CDS encoding DsrE family protein yields the protein MKILFIINDAPYGSEKAYNALRIANQLGKEHPDTEVRIFLMADAVSAALPNQNTPNGFYNIERMLKLSLNKGAKVKLCGSCTDARGIRNLPLVEGAEISTLAELTDWVVDSDKVLTF from the coding sequence ATGAAAATACTATTTATCATCAATGATGCCCCTTATGGCTCCGAAAAAGCCTATAATGCCCTCAGAATTGCCAATCAATTGGGCAAAGAACATCCTGACACGGAGGTGAGAATATTCCTGATGGCCGATGCCGTAAGTGCTGCCCTCCCCAATCAGAATACACCTAATGGATTTTACAACATAGAAAGGATGCTGAAACTTTCACTCAATAAAGGAGCAAAAGTAAAACTTTGTGGCTCATGTACCGATGCCCGGGGCATACGCAACCTTCCTTTAGTTGAAGGTGCCGAAATAAGCACTTTGGCTGAGCTTACCGACTGGGTAGTTGACAGCGACAAGGTATTGACTTTTTGA